A region of uncultured Anaeromusa sp. DNA encodes the following proteins:
- a CDS encoding zinc-ribbon domain containing protein translates to MYEDKTMTCRECGAEFIFSASEQDFYAEKGFQNEPGRCPTCRAARKQRTGGSDRPQREMHDAICAECGVTTQVPFRPSGDRPVYCRDCYSKNRM, encoded by the coding sequence ATGTACGAAGACAAAACTATGACTTGCCGCGAGTGCGGCGCTGAATTCATTTTCTCCGCATCGGAACAAGATTTCTATGCTGAAAAAGGTTTTCAAAACGAACCAGGTCGTTGCCCTACCTGCCGTGCTGCTCGTAAACAGCGCACCGGTGGTTCCGACCGTCCCCAACGTGAAATGCACGACGCTATCTGTGCTGAGTGTGGTGTCACGACGCAGGTTCCGTTCCGTCCGAGTGGCGATCGTCCGGTTTACTGCCGCGACTGCTATTCCAAAAACCGTATGTAA